In one Oncorhynchus nerka isolate Pitt River linkage group LG7, Oner_Uvic_2.0, whole genome shotgun sequence genomic region, the following are encoded:
- the LOC135572670 gene encoding proline-rich protein 2-like — protein sequence MGKNSQLEAVWGKNRQLEAVWGKNSQLEAGSKAPSQGSKAPSQGSKAPSQGPKAPSQGSKAPSQGPKAPSQGPKAPSQGSKAPSQGSKAPSQGYKAPSQGSKAPSQGPKAPSQGSKAPSQGSKAPSQGPKAPSQGPKAPSQGSKAPSQGSKAPSQGSKAPSQGSKAPSQGSKAPSQGSKAPSQGSKAPSQGSKAPSQGSKAPSQGV from the exons ATGGGGAAGAACAGtcagctggaggctgtatgggggaagaacagacaactggaggctgtatgggggaagaacagtcagctggaggct GGGTCTAAGGCTCCGTCTCAGGGGTCTAAGGCTCCGTCTCAGGGGTCTAAGGCTCCGTCTCAGGGGCCTAAGGCTCCGTCTCAGGGGTCTAAGGCTCCGTCTCAGGGGCCTAAGGCTCCGTCTCAGGGGCCTAAGGCTCCGTCTCAGGGGTCTAAGGCTCCGTCTCAGGGGTCTAAGGCTCCGTCTCAGGGGTATAAGGCTCCGTCTCAGGGGTCTAAGGCTCCGTCTCAGGGGCCTAAGGCTCCGTCTCAGGGGTCTAAGGCTCCGTCTCAGGGGTCTAAGGCTCCGTCTCAGGGGCCTAAGGCTCCGTCTCAGGGGCCTAAGGCTCCGTCTCAGGGGTCTAAGGCTCCGTCTCAGGGGTCTAAGGCTCCGTCTCAGGGGTCTAAGGCTCCGTCTCAGGGGTCTAAGGCTCCGTCTCAGGGGTCTAAGGCTCCGTCTCAGGGGTCTAAGGCTCCGTCTCAGGGGTCTAAGGCTCCGTCTCAGGGGTCTAAGGCTCCGTCTCAGGGGTCTAAGGCTCCGTCTCAGGGGGTCTAA